GCCCGTCGTCCAGGGGGAAGCCAGCGTCGTGCGCCCCTTCCTCACGCTGCTCGTCGGCGCGTCGCTGCGCACCTTCGACGTGCTGGAATTGGGTGAGCTGGAGTTCCTCGATGAGGCCGTGCGCAAGGACCTGGAGTTCTACCTGGCCACCGTCATGTCCTCGTACAAGAAGGACTCCAAGCGGATGTCCATCCTCACCGCCGGAGAGGGCTCGCGCGAACTGTTCGTCAGCTACGTGCTGGAGTCCCCCGTGTGGAAGACCAGCTACCGCATCCTCCTGGACGAAGGGCAACCGCCGCTGCTCCAGGGCTGGGCCATGGTGGACAACACCGGTGACGAGGACTGGGTGGACGTGGAGCTGTCCCTCATCGCCGGCCTGCCGGTGTCCTTCGTCCACGACCTCTACAACCCCCGCTACCTGCGCCGCCCCGTCGTGGAGGTCCGCTCGGAGACCGGCGTCGCGCCCGTCATCCCGGAAGAGGCCTACGAGAGCGCCCCCGCCGAGCCCATGATGGAGTCCGCGGACGACGAGTCCTTCGGCTCCTCCGCGGACATGGCGTCCCCCATCATGCCCTCCATGGCCGCGCCCGCGGCGGCGCCCCGCATGATGCGGAGCAAAGGCGGCCCCATGATTGGCGGCGGACGCGGCGGCCTGCGCGAGACGCTGGAGCAGAGCACCGCCGTGACGACGCTGACCAAGGAGGTGGGCGACCTCTTCGAGTACGGCGTGGACCGCCCCGTCACCGTGCACCGCAACCAGAGCGCGCTCGTGCCCATCCTGCACCGCCCGTTCGAGGGCCGCCGCGTGCTGCTCTACAACCGCGCCACGCGTGAGAAGAACCCGATGGCCTGCATCGAGTTCAAGAACACCACCGGCCTCACGCTGGAGGGCGGCCCCGTCACCATCACCGAGGACGAGACCTACGTGGGCGAGGCGATGCTCGACACGCTCAAGCCCGACGACACGCGCTTCGTCCCCTATGCTGTCGAGCTGTCCTGCGCCGTGTCCGTGGAGGAGGATCAGGAGGACGGCCCGGTGTTCCGCGCGCGGCTCAACCGGGGCACCCTGGTGGTGGAGTTCTTCCACCTGCGCCGCACGAAGATCCTCGCGCGCAACAAGGCGAAGCGCCCCCAGGTGCTCTTCGTGGAGCACCCGCGCACCGGCTGGGAGTTGAAGGACACGGTCGCCCCCGCGGAGACCACGGACGGCTTCTGGCGCTTCAAGCGCGAGCTGGCCCCGAGCACCTCCGACACGCTCGTCATCACCGAGCGCACCAAGGGCCACCGCCAGTACTACCTGGGCAACCTGGGGCTGGAGGAGGTGACGTTCTTCCTCGACTCGCGCTACATCGACCCGCGCGTCGCCCAGGCCCTGCGCGACGTGGTGGCCATGCGCGAGAAGCAGTCGAAGGTCGGCCAGGACCTCCAGCGCCTCAACGAGGAGCGCACCCAGCTCTTCAAGGACCAGGAGCGGATCCGCTCCAACATCGACTCGCTCAAGAGCGGCGCGTCCCAGCGTGAGCTGGTGGAGCGCTTCGTCACCAAGCTCAACGCGCAGGAGGACCGGCTGGAGATCATCGGCCGGGAGCTGGAGCGACTCGAGCAGGAGCGCACCCGCCTGCAGGCGGAGGTGAACCAGCGCATCGAGTCGCTCTCCTACGAGGCAGACCTGTAGCTACTTCGAGTCCGCGCGGAACACCTCGCGGCCCGCCACCACCGTCAGCCGGACCTGCCCGGTGAGCAGGTCCGCCGGGGGCGCGTCCACGGGGTCCACCGACAGCGCCACGAAGTCCGCGTCCATGCCCGGCTTCAGCCGGCCGCGCTGCGCCTCCGCGAAGGACGCGTACGCCGCGCCCGCCGTGAAGCCCTCCAGCGCCTCTTCACCACTCAGGCGCTGGTCGGGGTGCCACCCGCCCGGCGGCTGTCCGCTGGCGTCCTGCCGCGTGCGCGCCGCGTACAGCCCCGCGAGCACGTCCGGCCGCTCCACCGGGAAGTCGCTGCCCAGCGCCAGCACGGCGCCCGCGGCCTTCAGCTTCTGCCACGCGTAGGCGTTCTGGATGCGCTCCGCGCCCACGCGCTTCTCCGCCCAGGGCATGTCGCTGGTGGCGTGCGTGGGCTGCACGCTCGCAATGAAGCCGTTCGCGCCCAGCCGCTGGATGTCCTCGGCCGTCATGATCTGCGCGTGCTCCACGCGAGGGCGCGCGTCCTTCGCCCCCGTGGCCGACAGCTCCCGCGACAGCGTGTCCAGCAGCAGCGTGTTGGCGCGGTCGCCAATCGCGTGCGTCGCCACCTGGAAGCCCCTGCCCACGAAGGCGTGCACGCGCGAGGCGTACTCCTCCGGGGACAGCAGCAGCAGGCCCCGGTGGCCGGGCTCGTCGCTGTAGGCCGCGCCCAGCGCCGCGCCCCGGCTGCCCAGCGCGCCATCCAGGGTGAGCTTCACCGCGCGCATCGTCAGGAGCTTCCCCTGGAACGGACCGTCCTTCAGGTACTGCACGCGGTCATCCGTCTGTCCGTCCGCCATGGCGTAGACGCGCAGGGGCAGGGTGCCCGCCTTGTCCCAGGCCTGGAACAGCCGGAACGTGCGCAGGTCCATGCCCGCGTCGTGCACGCCGGTGAGGCCCACGCGCGCGCAGTGCTCCAGCGCGGCCTTCATGCGCGCCTCGTGCTGCTCCTGCGTGGGCGGGGGCAGCGCCTTCAGCGCCAGGTCCATGGCGTTGTCGATGAGCACGCCGCTGGGGTCGCCCCCCGGCAACCGCTGGATGCTGCCGCCCTCCGGGTCCTTCGTGTCGCGGGTGATGTTCGCGCGCTTGAGCGCCGCGCCGTTGAGCCACAGCGCGTGCCCGTCGATGCGCCACAGCGCCACGGGCGTGTCCTTCAGGTGCTCGCCCATGTCCGCGACGGTGGGGAAGCGCGGCGTGTCCCAGTCGTTCTGGTCCCACCCCTGACCGACCAGCCAGTCGCCCTGGTAGGCCGTGGCCGGGGCCTTCTCCAGCCGCTGGCGCACCTCCGCCAGCGACGTGGTGCTCTCCAGCCGCACGCCCGCGAGCGCCTGGCCCAGCCCCGCCAGGTGGCCGTGCGCATCCGTGAGGCCGGGGACCACCGTCGCGTCGCCCAGTTCCACCACGCGCGCGGTGGCTCCCGCGGCGGCGAGCACCTCCTCGCGCGTGCCCACGGCCAGCACCTTGCCGTCCCGCACGGCGAGCGCCTGGGCCTCTGGCTTCGCGGCATCCAGCGTGCGGATGCGTTGGGCCACGTACACCGTGGGCGCGTTCGCGACCACCTGCTCCGCGGGCGTTCCCTCCGGCACGCGCCGCGAGCAACCCGTGCCCGCACACAGGACCAGCGCCCCCAGCATCCAACCGAGACGTCCTCGCATCATCCGCGCACCCGCCATGACCGTTTGCCCGGGCAGGAAGGTCCCGGGACATCGCGCGCGGCACTCTGACGCACGCCCCGCGCGACGGCCAGTCTGGGATGCCTGCACGCCAGGCGTGGACCGGGCCGCGCCGCGACGCACAATCCGTGCACGCGCCGCGTGAAAGGGCGTATGGAACAGCGCGTGAGCACTGTGACCCCTCGCGGCATCTGTTTCGACCTGGACGGCACGCTGGTGGATTCGCTGCCGGACATCATCGACAGCTTCCTCCACGGCTTCACGCACCACGGCCTGCCCGCGCCCTCCGTCGCGGAGGTGAGAGCGCTCATTGGTCAGCCGCTGGAGGCCATGTACACGCGCTTCGCGCCCGAGCACGCCACCACGCTCTGCGTGGCCTACCGCGAGCACTACCCGCTCAACTTCCACCGGCGCTCCCGGCCCTTCCCCGGCGTGGAGCGCGTCCTGCGCACGCTGCGCGAACGGGGCTACCTGCTCGCCGTCGCCACCACCAAGCGCGGCGACATGGCGCGGCGCTTCGTGGACGCGATGGGGCTGGGCGGCCTGCTGCACCACGTGCAGGGCACGGACGGCTTCCCGCACAAGCCCGCGCCGGACGTCATCCACCACGCCCTGAAGGCGCTGGACACCGGCGGCCTGTGGATGGTGGGCGACACCACGCTGGACCTGCGCGCGGGCCAGGCCGCGGGCCTCAAGACGTACGCCGTCACCTGGGGCACGCACGCCCAGGAGGAGCTGGCCACCGCCTCGCCGGACGAGCTCCAGCCGGACCTGGAGCGGCTGCTGCACCACCTGCCGCCGCTCGTCTGACAGCGTGGCTGGAGTCAGGCGACCCTTGGCCCCCCAGCATCCCGCTTGATTGAAAGGACGTGACCATGAGGCGCCTCCACGCCTGTATCGCACTGGTGCTCTTTCTCTCGGCGTGTGCCACTCCTGCGCCGAGCCGGAATGAGCTGACGGTCCAGAACCCGAAGCTTGCCAACCTCCAGCGAGCAGCGAAGCTGCCGTGGACGGATGGGGGACGGTGCGTCGTCCGCGAGGCCGCACA
The sequence above is drawn from the Corallococcus sp. NCRR genome and encodes:
- a CDS encoding amidohydrolase, translating into MRGRLGWMLGALVLCAGTGCSRRVPEGTPAEQVVANAPTVYVAQRIRTLDAAKPEAQALAVRDGKVLAVGTREEVLAAAGATARVVELGDATVVPGLTDAHGHLAGLGQALAGVRLESTTSLAEVRQRLEKAPATAYQGDWLVGQGWDQNDWDTPRFPTVADMGEHLKDTPVALWRIDGHALWLNGAALKRANITRDTKDPEGGSIQRLPGGDPSGVLIDNAMDLALKALPPPTQEQHEARMKAALEHCARVGLTGVHDAGMDLRTFRLFQAWDKAGTLPLRVYAMADGQTDDRVQYLKDGPFQGKLLTMRAVKLTLDGALGSRGAALGAAYSDEPGHRGLLLLSPEEYASRVHAFVGRGFQVATHAIGDRANTLLLDTLSRELSATGAKDARPRVEHAQIMTAEDIQRLGANGFIASVQPTHATSDMPWAEKRVGAERIQNAYAWQKLKAAGAVLALGSDFPVERPDVLAGLYAARTRQDASGQPPGGWHPDQRLSGEEALEGFTAGAAYASFAEAQRGRLKPGMDADFVALSVDPVDAPPADLLTGQVRLTVVAGREVFRADSK
- a CDS encoding HAD family hydrolase; translated protein: MEQRVSTVTPRGICFDLDGTLVDSLPDIIDSFLHGFTHHGLPAPSVAEVRALIGQPLEAMYTRFAPEHATTLCVAYREHYPLNFHRRSRPFPGVERVLRTLRERGYLLAVATTKRGDMARRFVDAMGLGGLLHHVQGTDGFPHKPAPDVIHHALKALDTGGLWMVGDTTLDLRAGQAAGLKTYAVTWGTHAQEELATASPDELQPDLERLLHHLPPLV